The nucleotide window ATATTGCCAAACCCACTCCAGTTAGAACCCCTTGGATTAAAGCAATTGTGAGAGAACCTCTAATAACAGAATTCACAGCACGCTTGAGTCTACCCAATATTTCATTGTCATAAGTGTCTCCAAGAGGACTTAGTTTAACCAAAGTTTTTTCAAACTGCTCCCCATCTTTGAAAAAGAAGAACAGTGCAAAAAGTGTAATTCCAAAAAACACAAAAGTATGAAAGGTTCCACTAAAAATTGCTCCTAGATTATCTCCTAGTGTTCCAGAAAATTTAACTATATATTCACTAATCTGTTCTGCACCGCCCGGCAGAATCTTTTCAAGAGGAGCTTCAATTTCAGAAATCAAACTTGCAACAGGACTGACTCCTTGATCTGGATTAGTAAAATTTTTTGTCTGAATAATAACTTCTCTTCCTATAAAAGATAGTGGCACTGACAAAAGAATTATCAGCACAAAACTAGCTAAAAATGCTGAAATTCCTCTGTGTTTAAAAGTTTTAACGAATTTTTTATAAACAGGCTGCATAACCACAGCAAAAGTAGCCGCAACAATCAGAGATGATATAAACGGCACAAATATAAAAACAGTTAGAACGAAAACTAAAAATAACAAACCGTAGAAAAAATGTCTTTGAACTGATTTTGGATGCATATATTTAT belongs to Candidatus Nomurabacteria bacterium and includes:
- a CDS encoding AI-2E family transporter, with the protein product MHPKSVQRHFFYGLLFLVFVLTVFIFVPFISSLIVAATFAVVMQPVYKKFVKTFKHRGISAFLASFVLIILLSVPLSFIGREVIIQTKNFTNPDQGVSPVASLISEIEAPLEKILPGGAEQISEYIVKFSGTLGDNLGAIFSGTFHTFVFFGITLFALFFFFKDGEQFEKTLVKLSPLGDTYDNEILGRLKRAVNSVIRGSLTIALIQGVLTGVGLAIFGVPNPALWGSLAFFTALVPSVGTSLVLGPSILFLFINEQFFPALGLTIWSMLIVGLIDNVLNPYLVGRGVNIHPLFVLLSVLGGLSVFGPIGFIVGPLTISLLYALLDIYKIGFKIE